A window of the Butyricimonas virosa genome harbors these coding sequences:
- a CDS encoding SusC/RagA family TonB-linked outer membrane protein encodes MKKNRNKSLPGGLWLVKNRLMMRMTIVLLLFLSFTAVAQNVTVKMKNSSFIQVAKEIQKQTELTFLYNDAKVGNITGLNPDFTNTDVKAVLEYCLKNSGLTFSIVDNTVVVSPVKLTSQQQENKLTVVGKISDQQGLPLPGVNIIIKGTTLGFVSDVEGKFTAICSRGDSLLFSMVGFEMQIVAINSNSPLNIKMKEATEALDEVVVVSTGYTRLPKERATGSFSVVTAKELEKRPSPNIMNRLEGVVPGVYVDVKNSDMTFLYGSDRTDGYVDEQTNISMNIRGKSSLLNTTRPLLVVDGFPTDMEMKNINPSDVESITFLKDAAAASIWGVRAANGVIVIETKKGKKGKGGTTVNFGMNVSTSGSPRFNTLPIMNSAEMIDYEKEMVEKGYITRPVNSAYSAGAPISQAAKLILDAKDGLINQADADAILNELAGREAYRDVKKYLLQPSFSQQYNLSFSGASDQMSYFLSASYANERSNMKGEEGDRFTLTSNMNFKILNWATLTTGLRATLFNIKNNALGLSMIQASGGLILLPYNQFVDENGNRVDYYKTYNEDFVTEKETLGYKNWKYNYLDELDNKDDTRKEQTFAMTVGLNIPIPGVKGLSLDGQFMFERKNTKNRTFANENTFEARDLYNTATTYDANTGALTNNLPWGGILNVTNGNSQNYSIRGQINYDGVIDEIHQITALAGMEIRETRDWANGARYYGYNEKTLIAGSQLPNPYINIWGYNSYLTDASPETDYQRRYLSYYGNLSYTLMNKYVLSGSVRYDDYNNFGVDRKYRATPMWSTGFSWHIGREDFIMDNVGWLNQLTFRTTYGYNGNIDPGQYPFTNISLSTSNDGFTQLPSSSITAAANPSIRWEKTGVLNFGLDFAVLNHRLSGSIEVYRKYSRDLFAEYTINPIFGANSTRSYTLTRNAAKVDGKGVDIALNGMIVQKSDFNYRASLTFSYNTNEVKSSPYELYSSFASSGGGSGRMIEGYNMNNFWATRWAGLDEEGNALVYNADGEIIKSTENITNDDLVYMGTLTPKYFGGFFNTFTYKGLSLYVGITYKLGYIFQKPTISQQPASRYGGANYEINEDMAKRWREAGDEAKTDVPRLGTDNNSFQRYRGADIHVQKGDHIRLKEISLTYELPSKWVNKIMLGSANIGFTATNLGLIWKKNNVGIDPDFIPNTRDLRMAPTPSYNFSLNLNF; translated from the coding sequence TTGTTTTATTACTATTTTTGTCATTCACGGCAGTGGCTCAGAATGTCACTGTGAAGATGAAGAATAGTTCATTTATCCAAGTTGCTAAAGAAATTCAAAAGCAAACGGAGTTGACTTTTTTGTACAATGATGCAAAAGTGGGTAATATTACGGGACTGAATCCTGATTTCACAAATACGGATGTAAAAGCCGTTTTAGAGTATTGTTTAAAGAATTCAGGACTTACTTTCTCGATCGTGGATAACACGGTGGTCGTTAGTCCCGTGAAATTAACAAGCCAACAGCAAGAGAATAAACTTACGGTGGTAGGTAAGATCTCGGATCAACAAGGTCTGCCTCTTCCGGGAGTGAATATTATTATTAAGGGAACTACGCTAGGATTCGTGTCTGACGTGGAAGGAAAGTTCACGGCGATTTGTTCGCGGGGCGATTCGTTGCTTTTCTCAATGGTCGGTTTCGAGATGCAAATCGTGGCAATTAATAGCAATTCCCCTCTAAACATTAAAATGAAGGAAGCCACGGAGGCATTGGATGAGGTTGTCGTTGTTTCAACGGGTTACACCCGTTTACCGAAAGAACGTGCCACCGGTTCATTTAGCGTGGTTACAGCTAAAGAATTGGAAAAACGTCCTAGTCCGAATATCATGAATCGTTTGGAAGGTGTTGTTCCGGGGGTTTACGTGGATGTCAAGAATTCGGATATGACTTTTTTGTATGGTTCCGATCGTACGGATGGTTATGTTGATGAGCAGACGAATATTTCCATGAATATCCGGGGAAAAAGTTCTCTTTTGAACACAACAAGGCCTTTACTGGTTGTTGACGGTTTCCCCACGGATATGGAAATGAAGAATATAAATCCCAGTGATGTTGAATCGATTACTTTTTTGAAAGATGCGGCAGCAGCCTCTATTTGGGGGGTACGTGCGGCCAATGGGGTTATTGTTATTGAGACAAAAAAAGGTAAAAAAGGTAAAGGAGGAACAACTGTAAATTTTGGAATGAATGTATCGACTTCCGGTTCCCCTCGTTTTAATACCTTACCGATCATGAATTCTGCCGAAATGATTGATTACGAGAAGGAAATGGTAGAGAAAGGTTATATCACGAGACCCGTGAATTCCGCCTATTCGGCAGGAGCCCCGATTTCACAAGCTGCTAAATTGATTTTGGACGCTAAGGACGGGCTTATTAATCAGGCGGATGCGGATGCCATACTGAATGAATTAGCTGGTCGGGAGGCTTATCGTGATGTGAAAAAGTATCTGTTGCAACCTTCTTTTTCACAGCAATATAATTTATCTTTTAGTGGGGCGTCTGATCAGATGTCTTATTTCCTTTCCGCATCCTATGCAAACGAGAGATCTAATATGAAGGGTGAAGAAGGTGATCGTTTCACGTTGACTTCCAACATGAATTTTAAAATATTGAATTGGGCTACGTTGACCACGGGGTTAAGAGCTACTTTGTTTAATATTAAAAATAATGCTTTAGGACTTTCCATGATACAGGCATCTGGTGGTTTGATCTTATTACCTTATAATCAATTCGTGGATGAAAATGGTAATCGAGTTGATTACTATAAGACGTACAATGAAGATTTTGTAACGGAAAAAGAAACGTTGGGATATAAAAATTGGAAGTATAATTATTTGGACGAATTGGATAACAAAGATGATACCCGTAAAGAGCAAACTTTTGCGATGACTGTGGGATTGAATATTCCAATTCCGGGAGTAAAAGGGTTGTCATTAGACGGACAATTCATGTTTGAAAGGAAGAATACCAAGAATCGTACTTTTGCTAACGAGAATACGTTCGAGGCTAGAGATCTTTATAACACGGCCACGACTTATGATGCAAATACGGGTGCGCTAACAAATAATCTTCCGTGGGGAGGTATCTTGAACGTGACTAATGGTAATTCCCAGAATTACAGTATTCGGGGACAGATCAATTATGATGGGGTTATTGATGAAATTCACCAAATTACAGCATTGGCTGGAATGGAAATCCGTGAGACGAGAGATTGGGCGAATGGGGCTAGATATTATGGTTATAACGAAAAAACACTGATTGCCGGTAGTCAGTTGCCGAATCCTTATATAAATATTTGGGGATATAATAGTTACTTGACAGATGCTAGTCCGGAAACCGATTATCAACGGCGATACTTGTCTTATTACGGAAATTTGTCTTATACTTTGATGAATAAATACGTATTGTCTGGAAGTGTGCGTTATGATGATTACAATAATTTTGGTGTTGACCGGAAATACCGGGCGACTCCGATGTGGTCAACCGGATTTTCGTGGCATATTGGTCGGGAAGATTTTATCATGGATAATGTAGGATGGTTGAATCAATTGACATTTAGAACGACTTACGGGTATAATGGAAATATTGATCCGGGCCAGTATCCTTTCACGAACATATCGTTATCCACGAGTAATGATGGTTTTACTCAATTACCATCGTCAAGTATTACTGCCGCGGCCAATCCTTCAATTCGTTGGGAGAAGACAGGTGTATTGAATTTTGGATTGGATTTTGCAGTATTGAATCATCGTCTTTCCGGTTCTATCGAAGTGTATCGCAAATATTCGAGAGACTTGTTTGCAGAGTACACGATAAACCCGATATTCGGAGCGAATTCTACCCGATCTTACACGCTTACTCGTAATGCAGCTAAGGTGGATGGAAAAGGAGTGGACATCGCTTTGAATGGAATGATTGTACAGAAAAGCGATTTTAATTATAGAGCCAGTTTAACTTTCTCTTATAACACGAATGAAGTAAAATCCTCTCCTTATGAACTATATTCCAGTTTTGCATCTAGTGGAGGAGGAAGTGGTCGTATGATAGAAGGGTATAATATGAATAACTTCTGGGCTACTCGTTGGGCCGGTTTGGATGAAGAGGGAAATGCTCTGGTGTACAATGCGGACGGGGAAATTATAAAATCTACGGAGAATATTACGAATGATGATTTGGTGTATATGGGAACATTGACACCGAAGTACTTTGGTGGATTTTTTAATACGTTCACTTATAAAGGATTGTCTCTTTACGTGGGGATCACCTATAAGTTAGGGTATATTTTCCAGAAACCGACGATTTCACAACAGCCTGCAAGTAGATACGGTGGTGCTAATTATGAAATTAATGAAGATATGGCAAAACGTTGGAGAGAGGCGGGTGATGAAGCTAAAACCGATGTACCCCGTTTGGGAACGGATAACAATAGTTTTCAACGATATAGAGGTGCTGATATTCATGTCCAAAAAGGAGATCATATCCGTTTGAAAGAAATATCGTTGACTTATGAACTCCCATCTAAATGGGTAAATAAAATCATGCTTGGTAGTGCTAATATCGGGTTTACTGCAACAAACCTGGGATTGATCTGGAAAAAGAATAATGTCGGTATAGATCCTGATTTTATTCCGAACACGAGAGATTTGCGGATGGCGCCGACACCTTCTTATAACTTCTCGTTAAATCTTAATTTCTAA